Proteins encoded within one genomic window of Ranitomeya variabilis isolate aRanVar5 chromosome 4, aRanVar5.hap1, whole genome shotgun sequence:
- the LOC143767031 gene encoding uncharacterized protein LOC143767031 — protein sequence MAKNGECSKHQVLLIINHKTNGQTERTNQTLLQYLRCYVSHLQDDWLELLPLAEFSYNNSQSASTKFTPFFANLSYHPSILPRSPINSPVPAVEERLTVMRQNLEVLKESLTTAQERYKRSADRFRKPAPMFKGRVVPPPQPVVIDGQEQFVVEEIIDSRIRRNRLQYLIRWQGYPPEEDSWEPVENINAQQKISHFHQRFPEKPGPGSSSVCARLFCLASSS from the exons acaaatggtcagactgagcgtaccaaccagacgctgttacaatatctaagatgctatgtcagccatctccaggatgattggttggagttgttgccgttagccgaattttcatataataattctcagagcgcctccactaaatttacacctttctttgccaatctaagTTATCATCcaagtattttacctaggtctccaattaattctccggttccagcagtggaggaaaggctgactgtgatgagacaaaatctggaggttctgaaggaatccctgaccacagctcaagaacgttataagagatcggctgatagattccgtaaacctgcacccatgttcaag ggacgtgttgtgccacctccgcagcctgtggtgattgatgggcaagaacaatttgtggtggaggaaattattgattccaggattcgcaggaatcggctccaatatctgataagatggcagggatatccccctgaggaagactcttgggaacctgtggaaaacatcaatgcccaacagaagatttctcattttcatcagagattccctgagaaaccaggtccaggatcgtcttcagtctgtgctagattattctgccttgcatcaagCTCCTGA